The Hypomesus transpacificus isolate Combined female chromosome 2, fHypTra1, whole genome shotgun sequence genome window below encodes:
- the stk40 gene encoding serine/threonine-protein kinase 40, whose protein sequence is MSKRRSAEKGPGETSGRASKLLCPGISGSNAKRAGPFVLGPRLGNSPVPSIVQCLARKDSTDDFYQLKILTLEERAGDAAGETQEERQGKMLLHTEYSLLSLLHNQDGVVHHHGLFQDRAYEIVEDLESNKVRKMKKRICLVLDCLCAHDFSDKTADLINLQHYVIKEKRLSEREAIVIFYDVVRVVEALHKKNIVHRDLKLGNMVLNKRTHRITITNFCLGKHLVSEEDLLKDQRGSPAYISPDVLSGRPYRGKPSDMWALGVVLFTMLYGQFPFYDSIPQELFRKIKAAEYSVPEDGRVSESTVCLIRKLLVLDPQQRLTAGEVLESLSSIIASWQSVSSLSGPLQVVPDIDDQVNHPEHLQEVKVTEESSQYEFENYMRQQLMLAEEKNTIHEAKSFLSKRQFGGGIPPVRRLGHDAQPVSPLDAALLAQRFLRK, encoded by the exons ATGTCTAAGCGGCGCTCTGCGGAGAAGGGGCCTGGAGAGACCTCAGGAAGGGCCAGCAAGCTCCTGTGTCCTGGGATATCTGGCAGCAACGCCAAGAGAGCTGGGCCGTTTGTCCTCG GGCCTCGTCTGGGAAACTCACCCGTGCCCAGCATAGTTCAATGTCTGGCCAGGAAAGACAGCACAGATGACTTCTACCAGCTAAAG ATCCTAAcgctggaggagagggctggggacgCGGCAGGGGAGacccaggaggagaggcagggaaagaTGCTGCTGCACACAGAgtactctcttctctccctgctccacaaCCAGGATGGGGTAGTGCACCATCACGGCCTGTTCCag GACCGGGCGTATGAGATCGTGGAAGATCTGGAGTCTAACAAGGTGCGAAAGATGAAGAAGCGGATCTGCCTGGTGCTGGATTGCCTGTGCGCCCACGACTTCAGCGACAAAACAGCCGACCTCATCAACCTGCAGCATTATGTCATCAAAGAAAAGAGACTGAGTGAGCGCGAAGCCATCGTCATCTTCTATGACGTGGTCCGAGTGGTGGAGGCCCTGCACAAG aAAAACATTGTGCACAGAGATCTGAAGCTGGGCAACATGGTGCTGAATAAACG GACTCACCGCATTACCATCACCAACTTCTGCCTGGGAAAACACCTGGTGAGTGAGGAGGACCTCCTGAAGGACCAGAGAGGAAGTCCTGCCTACATCAGCCCAGACGTACTGAGCG GTCGGCCATACCGCGGTAAACCCAGTGACATGTGGGCTCTGGGAGTCGTGCTGTTCACCATGCTGTACGGCCAGTTCCCCTTCTATGACAGCATACCTCAGGAGCTCTTCCGCAAAATCAAGGCTGCCGAGTACTCAGTCCCAGA GGACGGCCGTGTATCTGAGAGCACGGTGTGTTTGATTCGTAAGCTGTTGGTGCTGGATCCCCAGCAGAGGCTCACTGCAGGGGAGGTGCTAGAGTCCCTCAGCAGCATCATTGCCTCCTG GCAGTCTGTGTCGTCTTTGAGCGGTCCTCTCCAAGTGGTACCAGATATTGATGATCAGGTCAACCACCCAGAGCATCTCCAGGAG GTGAAGGTCACCGAGGAGTCCTCCCAGTATGAGTTTGAAAACTACATGCGTCAGCAGCTGATGCTGGCGGAGGAGAAAAACACTATTCACGAGGCCAAGAGCTTCCTAAGTAAGCGGCAGTTTGGCGGCGGCATCCCCCCCGTACGCCGCCTGGGTCACGACGCCCAGCCCGTCAGCCCCTTGGATGCTGCCCTCCTGGCACAGCGTTTTCTCCGAAAGTAG
- the oscp1b gene encoding protein OSCP1 isoform X2 yields MSSRTLPLLFINLGGEMLYILDQRLRAQNIPADKAKKVMNDIITTMFNKKFLEELFKPQELYSKKALRTVFDRLAHASIMRLNQASMDKLYDLMTMAFKYQVLLCPRPKDILLVSFNHMDAIKDFVKDTPSILSQVDETYRQLIEIYSPLSSGEFQLIRQTLLIFFQDMHIRVSIFLKDKVQNSNGRFVLPTTGPVPHGTQIPGLIRMFSCNGEEIKRLQFRNGGNYAGALREGSFDMFGERVIKLGTNMYSVSRAVETHMSGTSKNSAQHTKVNTAPNPLAKEELNLLARLMGGLEVEKPVNADSSFRVNLFATDEEEEEALISRPDELSYEVINIQATKDQQANAELARIMGEFTEAGEPCQNISSKGDDLLAMMDGL; encoded by the exons ATGTCTTCTAGGACGCTTCCCCTGCTTTTCATTAATCTTGGTGGAGAAATGTTGTACATACTGGATCAACGCCTACGAGCTCAGAACATCCCTGCTGACAAAGCCAagaaag TGATGAatgacatcatcaccaccatgttTAATAAGAAGTTTCTGGAGGAGCTGTTCAAGCCTCAGGAGTTATACTCCAAGAAGGCTCTGAGGACAGTGTTTGACCGACTAGCCCATGCTTCAATTATGAGACTCAACCAGGCTAGCATGGACAAG CTTTATGACTTGATGACCATGGCCTTCAAGTACCAGGTGCTCCTCTGCCCAAGACCCAAAGATATACTCCTTGTGTCCTTCAACCACATGGATGCCATAAAAGACTTTGTGAAGGACACACCAAGTATTCTCAGCCAGGTTGATGAGACATACAGACAGCTCATTGAG ATATATTCACCATTGTCTAGTGGTGAGTTTCAGCTAATTAGACAGACTCTACTCATCTTCTTTCAAGACATGCACATACGA GTGTCAATCTTCCTCAAAGACAAGGTGCAGAATTCCAATGGACGTTTTGTCCTCCCTACTACTGGTCCTGTTCCCCATGGAACACAAATTCCTGGACTCATCAG AATGTTCAGCTGCAATGGTGAGGAGATAAAGAGGCTGCAGTTCCGTAATGGTGGGAATTATGCTGGTGCTCTCCGTGAAGGATCCTTTGACATGTTTGGAGAAAGGGTCATCAAACTGGGCACCAATAT GTATAGTGTAAGCCGCGCAGTGGAAACTCACATGTCAGGAACATCCAAAAACTCTGCACAACACACTAAG GTAAACACAGCTCCTAACCCGCTAGCCAAGGAGGAGCTGAACCTACTCGCTAGGTTAATGGGAGGTTTGGAGGTGGAAAAACCAGTTAATGCTGACAGCAGCTTTAGAGTTAATCTCTTTGCCACAGACGAAGAAGAAGA GGAGGCTTTGATATCGAGGCCAGATGAACTATCATACGAAGTCATAAACATCCAAGCAACAAAG GATCAGCAGGCCAATGCGGAGCTGGCCAGGATCATGGGGGAGTTCACAGAGGCAGGAGAGCCATGTCAAAATATCAGCAGCAAAGGTGATGACCTTTTGGCCATGATGGATGGACTGTGA
- the oscp1b gene encoding protein OSCP1 isoform X1 — protein MSSRTLPLLFINLGGEMLYILDQRLRAQNIPADKAKKADWIEDDRRRVMNDIITTMFNKKFLEELFKPQELYSKKALRTVFDRLAHASIMRLNQASMDKLYDLMTMAFKYQVLLCPRPKDILLVSFNHMDAIKDFVKDTPSILSQVDETYRQLIEIYSPLSSGEFQLIRQTLLIFFQDMHIRVSIFLKDKVQNSNGRFVLPTTGPVPHGTQIPGLIRMFSCNGEEIKRLQFRNGGNYAGALREGSFDMFGERVIKLGTNMYSVSRAVETHMSGTSKNSAQHTKVNTAPNPLAKEELNLLARLMGGLEVEKPVNADSSFRVNLFATDEEEEEALISRPDELSYEVINIQATKDQQANAELARIMGEFTEAGEPCQNISSKGDDLLAMMDGL, from the exons ATGTCTTCTAGGACGCTTCCCCTGCTTTTCATTAATCTTGGTGGAGAAATGTTGTACATACTGGATCAACGCCTACGAGCTCAGAACATCCCTGCTGACAAAGCCAagaaag CTGATTGGATAGAGGATGACAGAAGGAGAG TGATGAatgacatcatcaccaccatgttTAATAAGAAGTTTCTGGAGGAGCTGTTCAAGCCTCAGGAGTTATACTCCAAGAAGGCTCTGAGGACAGTGTTTGACCGACTAGCCCATGCTTCAATTATGAGACTCAACCAGGCTAGCATGGACAAG CTTTATGACTTGATGACCATGGCCTTCAAGTACCAGGTGCTCCTCTGCCCAAGACCCAAAGATATACTCCTTGTGTCCTTCAACCACATGGATGCCATAAAAGACTTTGTGAAGGACACACCAAGTATTCTCAGCCAGGTTGATGAGACATACAGACAGCTCATTGAG ATATATTCACCATTGTCTAGTGGTGAGTTTCAGCTAATTAGACAGACTCTACTCATCTTCTTTCAAGACATGCACATACGA GTGTCAATCTTCCTCAAAGACAAGGTGCAGAATTCCAATGGACGTTTTGTCCTCCCTACTACTGGTCCTGTTCCCCATGGAACACAAATTCCTGGACTCATCAG AATGTTCAGCTGCAATGGTGAGGAGATAAAGAGGCTGCAGTTCCGTAATGGTGGGAATTATGCTGGTGCTCTCCGTGAAGGATCCTTTGACATGTTTGGAGAAAGGGTCATCAAACTGGGCACCAATAT GTATAGTGTAAGCCGCGCAGTGGAAACTCACATGTCAGGAACATCCAAAAACTCTGCACAACACACTAAG GTAAACACAGCTCCTAACCCGCTAGCCAAGGAGGAGCTGAACCTACTCGCTAGGTTAATGGGAGGTTTGGAGGTGGAAAAACCAGTTAATGCTGACAGCAGCTTTAGAGTTAATCTCTTTGCCACAGACGAAGAAGAAGA GGAGGCTTTGATATCGAGGCCAGATGAACTATCATACGAAGTCATAAACATCCAAGCAACAAAG GATCAGCAGGCCAATGCGGAGCTGGCCAGGATCATGGGGGAGTTCACAGAGGCAGGAGAGCCATGTCAAAATATCAGCAGCAAAGGTGATGACCTTTTGGCCATGATGGATGGACTGTGA
- the mrps15 gene encoding 28S ribosomal protein S15, mitochondrial, producing MFTSLALRGALKTASIVLRESGIISRLNGTTPGLPLKNGACLSHLIARPANIGTGSFSIQPVRNYARAARKRKPVFQSQLSDLPPTMLKMDYAAVPLAQTTDDLVKRILTLELASHSEKLRLKKEQLIEKVQRDESDRCSTEVKIAVLTVRIRNYQEHLHKHAKDKANKRRMLMAIDSRKKLLKHLRMTRYDTFERVCQELDITYTFPPEYYRRITRRWLTKKALCIKVFKEVQKQKAELRKKKSFSHTG from the exons ATGTTCACAAGCTTGGCACTAAGGGGTGCTTTAAAAACGGCCTCTATCGTTTTGCGAGAAAGTGGTATTATATCAAGACTAAATGGGACTACCCCAGGTCTCCCTTTGAAAAATGGGGCATGTTTATCGCATTTGATTGCAAGGCCTGCGAACATAG GCACTGGAAGCTTTTCCATTCAGCCTGTTAGAAACTATGCCCGAGCTGCAAGGAAAAGGAAACCAG TGTTTCAAAGCCAGCTCAGTGATCTTCCTCCAACGATGTTGAAAATGGATTATGCGGCAGTTCCCCTTGCTCAAAC AACTGATGACCTGGTCAAGAGAATACTGACATTGGAACTAGCAAGCCAT AGTGAAAAACTACGCTTGAAAAAGGAGCAGCTGATTGAAAAAGTCCAGAGGGATGAATCTGACCGCTGCTCCACCGAAGTCAAGA tTGCCGTTTTGACTGTGAGAATCAGGAACTATCAAGAGCACCTGCACAAACatgcaaag GACAAAGCTAACAAAAGGAGGATGTTGATGGCCATCGACAGCAGGAAGAAGCTGCTGAAGCACCTGAGGATGACTCGCTATGACACTTTTGAACGTGTTTGCCAGGAGTTGGATATCACCTATACATTCCCCCCCGAGTATTATAGGCGGATCACCCGGCGCTGGCTGACCAAGAAAGCCCTCTGCATCAAG gtCTTCAAAGAGGTACAGAAACAGAAAGCAGAattaaggaaaaaaaaaagcttcTCACACACAGGTTGA
- the csf3r gene encoding granulocyte colony-stimulating factor receptor, translated as MWNSLNAMVSAWVLPILLAFVKGMKNVNTSLCSEVQTSTPVVASGSHVTAWCVISNDCPLAEGQDVHMQWHLGQHLLPSSPAAANENGSISRVFISNFTETRAFLTCCVLVGQSCQKVGGVEIKAGFLPSVPQNLSCVTNLTTPSTLTCSWDPGKNTQLPTQYTLHTEISDLPKSERKKMYEIPLGVHHYTIQRGDFVLFSDMEIFVRSVNALGQATSKHLLLEPVASAKFDPPNIVAIQSEPNSNGCLKFCWSLSDQLLWVPENRLNLEVLLKPADKELWNEKMLLAPIVIPVTRVMHGTVCRLLHGKEYLARLRVRYNQSPWSEWSRSHVGFTQEKAPTGRLDFWTKVSGEQRKNNLTVCLLWKPSTQFRANSMNVSYIVSFLRARGERIQVCSTSASRCTFQLPREIRRVYLRAVNAAGRSVPTEVPVILNRALPAVSDVRVVSHGDSSLMVEWATVSLSSDITGYVVEWRPLCERDPPHIFFDWNDRNQSSFVISQGIEPYRPYGISVYATYRHEIGISRTVEAYSRQKAPSEAPILRIRKNRHPQIELTWDEVPLTKRNGIIHSYKIFYWNKQGNVKVVNGDLTKRIAVLNEISSTSVLEAFIMVSTYGGSFNGTTVQFVKPETIDALEVVMAVIVVCVGVSLFVIFTALTCFTKQKRLKTCFWPMIPDPANSSIKMWTTSEEIQDTSPIQELPSVCLSHLSFIDIPNKILEEGGVKFKDDPWLDYGSGNDTSDLGESICGSPLSPGYSGSQQESVTYGTVIFVGPYASQPASRPECQTASQPASQPASQAAAQKEAQSHKYLRSESTQPLLYEEEPDSPKPFLDTHIFDHGLPSEEMAFRECQHGAQGQGGVGFLWEDFPLLQALTMNDAENDI; from the exons ATGTGGAATT CTTTAAACGCCATGGTATCTGCCTGGGTTCTCCCTATACTCCTGGCATTTGTGAAAGGAATGAAAAATG TCAACACGTCACTGTGTAGCGAGGTGCAGACTTCTACCCCTGTGGTGGCTTCAGGGTCACACGTCACAGCCTGGTGTGTCATCAGCAATGACTGTCCTCTGGCTGAGGGACAAGATGTTCATATGCAGTGGCACCTTGGCCAGCACCTCCTTCCCAGCAGTCCTGCAGCAGCCAATGAGAACGGGAGCATCTCTAGGGTCTTCATCTCCAACTTCACAGAAACCAGAGCTTTTCTCACATGCTGTGTCCTGGTGGGCCAATCATGCCAAAAGGTTGGAGGAGTGGAGATAAAAGCTGGAT TTTTACCTTCAGTGCCTCAGAACCTTAGCTGTGTCACTAATCTCACTACACCAAGCACTCTGACATGTAGCTGGGACCCTGGGAAGAACACCCAACTGCCAACACAGTACACCCTTCACACAGAGATCAG CGACTTaccaaagagtgagagaaagaaaatgtatgaAATTCCACTGGGGGTCCATCACTACACAATTCAACGTGGGGATTTTGTCCTGTTCTCGGATATGGAGATATTCGTAAGATCAGTGAATGCTTTGGGCCAAGCTACTTCAAAGCATCTGCTTCTAGAGCCTGTGGCGTCAG CAAAGTTTGACCCTCCAAACATTGTGGCAATTCAATCGGAGCCCAATAGTAATGGCTGTCTGAAGTTCTGTTGGAGTCTGTCTGATCAGCTACTGTGGGTACCTGAGAACAGATTAAACCTGGAAGTTCTACTGAAACCTGCAGACAAAGAGCTGTGGAATGAGAAAATG CTCCTAGCACCGATTGTAATCCCAGTGACCCGTGTGATGCACGGTACGGTATGTCGTCTACTCCATGGAAAGGAGTACCTAGCACGACTCCGAGTTCGATACAATCAGAGCCCCTGGAGCGAATGGAGTCGCAGCCATGTTGGATTCACCCAAGAAAAGG CTCCGACTGGAAGACTTGACTTTTGGACAAAGGTATCTGGGGAGCAGAGGAAAAATAATCTCACTGTGTGCTTGTTGTGGAAG CCGTCCACCCAATTTCGTGCCAATAGCATGAATGTGTCCTACATCGTCTCGTTCCTGAGAGCACGAGGGGAGAGAATCCAAGTGTGCTCGACATCAGCCAGCCGCTGTACTTTTCAGCTTCCCAGAGAAATCAGAAGAGTGTATCTCAGGGCTGTGAATGCTGCAGGGAGGTCCGTTCCAACGGAAGTGCCTGTCATTCTGAACAGAG CTCTGCCTGCAGTGTCAGATGTCCGTGTGGTTTCTCATGGGGACTCATCTCTTATGGTAGAGTGGGCGACGGTCTCGTTGTCGTCTGACATCACCGGATATGTGGTAGAGTGGAGACCCTTGTGTGAAAGGGACCCACCCCACATCTTCTTTGACTGGAATGACAGAAATCAATCCAGCTTTGTCATATCAC AGGGCATTGAGCCGTATAGGCCTTATGGGATCTCTGTGTACGCAACGTATAGGCATGAGATTGGCATTTCTCGAACCGTTGAAGCATACTCTAGACAAAAGG CCCCATCTGAAGCTCCAATTCTGAGGATTAGGAAGAACCGGCATCCACAAATTGAGCTGACCTGGGACGAAGTTCCTTTAACCAAAAGAAATGGAATCATCCACAGCTACAAGATATTTTACTGGAATAAACAGGGAAATGTTAAAG TTGTGAATGGAGACCTAACAAAAAGGATAGCGGTCTTAAATGAGATCAGCTCAACATCCGTCTTAGAAGCTTTTATCATGGTCAGCACATATGGAGGGAGTTTTAACGGGACAACAGTTCAGTTTGTCAAACCTGAGACCATAG ATGCCCTGGAAGTTGTCATGGCTGTGATTGtagtttgtgttggtgtgtcatTGTTTGTCATCTTTACAGCTTTAACCTGTTTCACAAAGCAGAAGCG GCTGAAGACGTGCTTTTGGCCCATGATCCCAGACCCAGCTAACAGCAGCATCAAGATGTGGACCACATCAGAAGAAATCCAG GATACTTCTCCAATCCAGGAATTGCCCTCAGTCTGTCTATCTCATCTCAGCTTTATTGACATCCCCAACAAAATACTGGAGGAAGGGGGTGTAAAGTTTAAAGATGACCCTTGGTTGGACTATGGAAGTGGCAACGATACCAGTGACCTAGGCGAGTCCATTTGTGGCTCCCCTCTCAGCCCTGGTTACTCCGGGTCACAACAAGAATCAGTTACATATGGCACTGTAATCTTTGTTGGTCCATATGCGAGCCAACCAGCAAGTAGGCCAGAATGCCAGACagctagtcagccagccagtcagccagccagtcaggcagCAGCTCAGAAAGAGGCCCAGTCTCACAAATACTTGCGGTCAGAGTCCACTCAGCCACTTCTGTATGAAGAGGAGCCTGACAGCCCAAAGCCattcctggacacacacatctTTGACCATGGACTACCCAGTGAAGAGATGGCCTTTAGAGAGTGTCAACATGGTGcccagggacagggaggggtgggCTTTCTTTGGGAAGACTTTCCTTTGCTTCAAGCATTAACAATGAATGATGCTGAAAATGACATTTAA
- the LOC124473294 gene encoding uncharacterized protein LOC124473294, translated as MHMLLAGYLSVLLLHPASAGGVYCAKTARARAAAMGLGHPGASDPLGLARLGKFPSNPEPRGPVYYESNDGPREAETNFPKVVQGQFHQRASYPDYPIPWLNGQTTPRGFLPKHVALNQPDHDSRHLGTHPRRQVVNHFEPENYFAPLTHVAESPFQFDHHNRHTRIQYEPRSFGYFARGFVKPVPRDDAVWGGFLQPQSRS; from the exons TGTCCTTTTGCTTCATCCTGCTTCAGCTGGAGGCGTGTATTGTGCCAAAACTGCACGAG CCAGAGCTGCTGCCATGGGGCTGGGACACCCTGGGGCCTCTGACCCGCTTGGACTTGCTCGTCTTGGGAAGTTTCCCAGCAATCCCGAACCTAGAGGACCCGTATACTATGAAAGTAATGATGGCCCAAGAGAAGCCGAGACAAACTTTCCCAAGGTCGTTCAAGGCCAGTTCCACCAAAGAGCAAGCTACCCAGACTACCCAATTCCTTGGCTCAACGGGCAAACCACTCCCAGAGGTTTTCTTCCCAAACATGTCGCATTGAACCAACCTGACCATGATTCCAGACATTTGGGAACACATCCCAGAAGACAAGTTGTCAACCACTTTGAACCAGAAAATTATTTTGCCCCCTTAACTCATGTAGCGGAGTCTCCGTTCCAATTTGACCATCACAACAGGCATACTCGTATTCAGTACGAGCCTAGATCATTCGGATATTTTGCCCGTGGTTTCGTTAAGCCTGTCCCACGTGATGATGCAGTTTGGGGAGGGTTCCTACAGCCCCAGAGCAGGAGTTAG